A stretch of Myroides oncorhynchi DNA encodes these proteins:
- a CDS encoding alkaline phosphatase, which produces MKRFFLSIALLASVFTANAQSKTYKIHSHNDYQQATPFWTAYTNASQSIEIDLVLDKGALYVAHEQKSIDKNKTIESLYLDPLAQAVKLNIGQPKGLNFLLDLKSNANQSLELLLPVLKKYEQLIKEQQVIFVISGNKPDDATFKKCPAYIQLDHQSLTPIADQAVWSRVAMVSLNFREYSVWNGKGRIVEAEKVKLQQVIDLVHSQGKAIRFWGTPDGKTAFKAFADMGIDVINTDNPYLANAYLSNLHKTVYTNKEVSKVYKPTFANDDKNIPIKNVILLIGDGNGLSQISAAALANGGDLSLLQLKSVGFLKTQAGDDFTTDSAAGGTALATGEKTYNRSIGMSMQRTPLMNITEYLAPFKYKTGVISTDELTGATPSSFYAHQLDRDDDKLIAKDLLSSNLSLFVAAGKKTFNDIDLKKKFTLVNDLKELGNSKESKVGMFLADGGLKGIIDGRDDVLAQATKHSLDFLSKDKQPFFLMVEGAKIDSYGHFNNTGGIVTEGIDFDRAITEALKFADKDGQTLVIITADHETSGFAIPQGDVKKGIIEGDFISNDHTGTMIPIFAYGPKSGEFRGVYENNEVFHKIVKLLNLKK; this is translated from the coding sequence ATGAAAAGATTCTTTCTATCGATAGCACTGCTAGCAAGTGTATTCACTGCTAATGCGCAATCAAAAACATATAAAATACACTCTCATAACGACTATCAGCAAGCTACGCCATTCTGGACAGCGTATACTAATGCGAGTCAGTCTATTGAGATAGACTTAGTACTTGATAAAGGGGCGTTATACGTAGCGCACGAGCAAAAGAGTATTGATAAAAACAAAACAATTGAGAGCTTGTATCTAGACCCATTAGCCCAAGCGGTTAAACTAAATATAGGACAGCCCAAAGGGCTTAACTTCTTACTTGACCTAAAGTCGAATGCAAATCAGTCATTAGAATTGCTATTACCTGTGCTAAAGAAATATGAGCAGCTAATTAAAGAACAACAAGTAATCTTCGTTATCTCAGGTAACAAGCCTGATGATGCGACATTTAAGAAGTGTCCTGCTTACATACAGCTAGATCATCAATCACTTACACCTATTGCAGATCAAGCAGTTTGGAGTAGAGTTGCGATGGTTAGTCTAAACTTTAGAGAGTATTCTGTTTGGAATGGTAAAGGGCGTATCGTGGAAGCTGAGAAAGTGAAGTTGCAGCAAGTGATTGATCTAGTTCACAGCCAAGGGAAGGCTATTCGATTCTGGGGAACTCCTGATGGGAAGACTGCTTTTAAGGCTTTTGCAGATATGGGAATAGATGTTATTAATACTGACAATCCTTATTTGGCTAATGCGTATTTGTCAAATCTACACAAGACTGTTTATACCAATAAAGAAGTGTCTAAGGTATATAAACCAACCTTTGCAAATGATGATAAAAATATACCTATTAAGAACGTTATTCTGCTAATAGGAGATGGTAATGGATTGTCACAAATATCTGCTGCTGCATTGGCAAATGGCGGTGATTTAAGTTTGCTGCAATTAAAAAGTGTAGGGTTCTTAAAGACACAAGCAGGAGATGATTTTACGACGGATTCTGCGGCAGGTGGTACAGCTTTAGCAACAGGTGAGAAGACGTATAATCGCTCTATCGGGATGAGTATGCAAAGAACGCCATTAATGAATATCACAGAGTATCTAGCACCCTTTAAATATAAAACAGGAGTGATCAGTACAGATGAATTGACTGGGGCAACGCCTTCTTCATTTTACGCACATCAGTTAGATAGAGATGATGATAAATTAATAGCAAAGGATTTGCTAAGTAGTAATTTGTCATTGTTTGTAGCTGCTGGTAAAAAGACATTTAACGACATTGACTTAAAGAAAAAGTTTACATTAGTTAACGACCTAAAAGAGCTTGGTAATTCAAAAGAATCTAAGGTAGGAATGTTCTTAGCTGACGGAGGATTAAAGGGAATTATAGATGGTAGAGATGATGTGTTAGCTCAGGCAACTAAGCATAGTTTAGACTTCCTATCTAAAGATAAACAACCTTTTTTCTTAATGGTCGAAGGTGCGAAAATAGACTCTTATGGTCACTTTAATAATACGGGAGGTATCGTGACTGAAGGTATTGACTTTGATAGAGCGATTACAGAAGCATTGAAGTTTGCAGATAAGGATGGGCAGACATTAGTGATTATCACTGCGGACCACGAGACAAGTGGTTTTGCAATACCACAAGGGGATGTTAAGAAGGGAATAATAGAGGGAGATTTTATCTCTAATGACCATACAGGAACGATGATTCCTATCTTCGCTTACGGGCCTAAATCAGGCGAGTTTAGAGGAGTGTATGAGAATAATGAAGTATTCCATAAGATAGTTAAGCTTTTAAATCTAAAGAAGTAA